Within Enterobacter sp. RHBSTW-00175, the genomic segment TTAGTGAAGGAGCACAGACGTATCACGACGAAGGATGTTGTCGCGATATTCGATCTGCATCGCACTACCGCGGAGAAATACATCCGTATTGCTGTTCAACGTGGAGGACTTATCCGTTACGGCCGGTGCGGCATTTTCTGCGATCAGCGTGCCATTATTGATTTTGATATGAAGCGGTACACACACAGCAATAAGCGAGCTTGAGGTCCTGTTCGAACCCAGAATTTACCTCTGGAGAATTTAACTACAACTAATTCTAATGCGTATAAGTTAGTTCAAGTCATGACTTAAACAACACATTCGATTTTTCGTATGTGTTGTTGATTTTATTTCGACTGAGCGTATCCTATTACTTAATGAAAAGGAGGAGTGATGCTGTTAACTGCCCTACAACTATTCAAAATCCTCTCAGATGAAACTCGTCTGGGCATCGTGTTGCTGC encodes:
- a CDS encoding DUF977 family protein gives rise to the protein MARPKTHSERTQIITRIIELVKEHRRITTKDVVAIFDLHRTTAEKYIRIAVQRGGLIRYGRCGIFCDQRAIIDFDMKRYTHSNKRA